The Nitrosarchaeum sp. genomic interval CTCAAAGAAAAAGTCCAAAGCTCCATCAAAGAAGGCCTCAAAGAAAAAGTCCAAAGCTCCATCAAAGAAGGCCTCAAAGAAAAAGTCCAAAGCTCCATCAAAGAAGGCCTCAAAGAAAAAGTCCAAATCTAGAAGATAATTTTATCTCATTTAGATAACATTCAGAAATATCGTTAGTGTTAAAGTAGGCTTTATCTTTAGAATTTTAATTAAAATGAAAAAACGTGGTCCTATAATTGGGATTTCTGGTTTAGTGTTAGTGATTGTATCTCTTTTGATTATCGTATCTGTTTTTCCAACTTCTAGTTTTACTGATGGCGATTTTTATGCTCCTTCTATGTTTGAAGGAATGTTTAATCAAATATCTGAAAAAATCTCAATTCATCCTGGTGGATTAGGATATTACTCTTACAGTCCAAAATCTTATGATATTCCTTTGTTATGGGGAGTTCAAATACTCGATTACCATAATGGGGACAATCTTTCTATTTCTATTTCTAACATTTATGGAGATGATTTCGGTGTATTTCCACAAGATGGTCCAATAATTTTTGAAATGCTAGAAATTACTAAATCTGACACATTAAACTTTGAAATTCAAAATCGTGGTTCTAGAATGGTTGACATTGTAGTGATGATTTCTGAAGATCCTGATAACTCTAATGGGTTATCAAATCCAAATTCTCCATTTATGAATATAATTTTACCTTTAGCAATATCTGGTATTTTATTGATTTTCGGTATTTTTATGTTAATTATAGGGATTGTTTTATACTTTATAGACTGGAAAAATATTCAAAACAATAAACGAAGTTTCTGAATGATTATTTTGCTTAAATCATAATTTTTGAAACTAGTTGATGAATAAAAAATCTACATTAAAAATTACTGTGGATTGATTTCCATCTTGCCGAATTTGCCTTTTGTTAAGGAAACTTCTCCTTTGAATTCATTTGTGTATCCGTTTGTAATTACTACTGTATCTCCTACATTTACTGCTTTAATGTCATCTCCCCATAATGTTAGTTTCATGTCATCTGCACCGTCAGATATTATTGCATCGCATACATCAACAGTACCTCCTGTTTTGAGATTCACTGTTCTTGATTCTCCTTTACTTTTTACTTCAGCTTTAAGATTAATACCACTTCGCATTTTTTTTACTTCTGCTACTGATTGAAATTCTGCCATGTGTTTTGACTCTAGTTTGGACAATTATAAGCTTTTTTAAATATTTTTGATTGATTAAAAAAGTTCAAATTAATCTCAAAAAATATCTTGAGATTTTCCAAACCTACTGATTTGGTAGTATGAACAATAAAAATATGTGAAAATTATGTTGATTTTAGTATTTTATGTTCGATCTGGAATAATTTCATATTTTTGTTATAAATGACGATTATGCCCAATTATTACCATTAATTACCATTTATTACCAATAGTATATATATCCCAATATGAAATCAATGTCATGAATACACAAAACCCACAATCAAATCAGTCGGGCAATGCATATTCATTGTACAAGCAAAATGTTCAAAAATACTTTGAAAACGTTACAAAAAATGTACCACAGTATTTTCAATCAATGACCCATTTGCAAGAAGAATGTGTCAAAGCTTGCGAAAAAACAATCGATGCTTCACTCTCAATGCAGCAAGAATTTGCAAAAAAGAATGGTCTTTCAACTGAAATTCCAGATGCAATGAAAACTACATTTGTAGATATTAACAAGCAAGTTGTTCAAGCAAATACTGTCCAAAATCAAATTGTAAAAACCACAATTGATGCAACAGTACAAAATATCAAAACATTCAATGATAACGTAAGCGCTTTTGCTGACTTGAATAGAAACATTGTCCAATCTTGGATAACTCCATTCACACAAGTAAAAAACTAGTGTGAGTGATTTTTCTTTTTTATTTTTTACATCTTATTTTATGATCTTTTACCCTGGTAATCACTAATTACCGAGTGAGATTTTTGGTTTATCCTATTTTATTTTTTCACAAAACGTGTTATCTTTATTTTTTAGACTATTTTTGTAATGTTTCCTACTTGGAAAATATATTCTAAAAAACTCTTGACATTTTACGATCTTTTATCAAATTTTAATCCAATAGCAATCGAAAAATATCGGTCATTATTGAGTCTCATTGCAGAGGTATCGAAGCCCGGTCAACCGAGAAGGACTCAAGATCCTCAAAAATAGGAAATCCTTTCTCTCAGGAGTTCGTGGGTTCAAATCCCACCCTCTGCACTATCCTCTTAAAATTCTGAAAATATTCGATGTTTTTTGAAAAATTTAGGCTACGATTTGTTTTACTTTGGTAATGGAATGTTTTGAAATTTTCTTGTGCATCATTGCAATATTTTCATCTTTGAATGTAAGATTGCATCTAAAACATTTCCATCTTCCTTCTGCCATGTGTTGTATATACGTAATTTGCTTATAAGTATATTGAACGATTTATGCAATTTCTTCCAATTTCTGATCATTGATCTGTTTTTTTTGTAATTTTTTGTCTTTTTACGATCATTTTGATGTATTTTCATGCTTAAAGTTCAATCCAAGGGTTTAGAAATAAAAAAATCCTGATTATATCGAAGATAAGTTGGATATTTTAGAAATTATTACCGAGTTTTCTTATTTTGGAATTTTTCTTATTCTCATTGGAGTAAACGCTTCTCCAATACTAGTACCGCCGACATGGATTATTCTATCATCATTTTATGCATTAGATCCAAGTTTGAATTTGATAACACTTTCAATAATTGGAGCGACTGGAGCAACAATTGGAAGATTCATTTTAAAAAACATAAGCAGTTATTTTAGAAAATTTGTGGGTTCTGAACAACAATCCAATCTTGATATAATTGGTGATTTTCTTAATAGAAAAAAACATGGATACTTGATTGCATCTTTTCTATTTGGAGCTACCCCACTTCCCAGTAATATGTTATTTATTACATATGGTTTGATGAGGGCAAAAAGTTTTGGACTATATGTTGGATTTTGGTTTGGAAGAGCTTTATCTTATTATGTGATGTTGTCTATCAGTAATATTGTTTTAACCCCACTTCTTGAAATTTTTGAAGAACGCTATGTTGGAATTTTATTATTAGATGGAATAAGTATTGGAAGTGTTATATTTTTCATGTCCATTAATTGGGCTCATTTAATTACATATAAAAAATTAAAATTTGTAAGGCCTAGATTGTGGAGATTTTAATATGAATGTTGTAACTTTGTTAAAAAAGAAAGTACGGGGGTTAATGGATAATGATTCTGCACACGACTTTGCTCATATAATGCGTGTGTATAAAAATGCTCAAATGATCTGTAAAAAAGAACGAGTAAACAAAAAACTTGTTCTCTGCGCAGTTTTGCTTCATGATATTGTTTCATATCCAAAGTCTGATAAACGTTCAAAGCTTTCTTCAATACAAAGTGCTGAAAAATCAAAAAAAATTTTAAAAAAATTTAATTTTACTAATGAAGAAATTCAAATAATTTCTGATGCCATACGTGATCATAGTTTCTCTCAAAATAAAGTTCCTTCAACTATGGTTGGTAAAATTCTTCAGGATGCTGATAGATTGGATGCCATTGGTGCGATAGGAATTGCTCGAGTTTTTGCAGTCGGTGGTTTTGAAAAAAGACCATTCTATAATGTAAAAGATCCATTTTGTAAAAATAGACTTCCAGACGATAAAATTTGGACCCTGGACCATTTTTATCAAAAACTACTCAAATTGGAATCCCTCATGAATACAAAATCTGGTAAAATTGAGGCCAAAAAAAGAACCAAAATTTTGACTAATTTTTTGAATCAACTAAAAAATGAAATTCAATAGTTAATTCAATTTTTCTTGCCTCTGGCTCTAGTTCTCAAAACCGCTTTACAACAAATACATCGAGTATCGTCAAGTGACAAAAATATGCCACAAAAAGTACATCTTTTTTGTCCAATTTCATATCTGATCTTATTTGGAACTGGCTCTGCTTTATGCATCTGACAAATTCCTCTACATGTTCTACCCATTAAATTTCACCATAATGATTCGTAATTGGTTCTTTTTTCGCATATTTCATTTACGTGTTATATTGATATAAACTGAAATTGAATATGAGACTAGTGCTAATTTTTAATTATGTTGTTTTTATGTCGTTCTGATAATTTTTGGAATTTCATCTAAATTTACATCCTGAATAACTTTGGCATTAAATTTATGAGTTTTTTCAGATTGAAATGCAAATCCACCTACTAATATTGGAATATTGTATTGATCTTTTATTTTCTTGACTAATCTTTGACCTGCTGGTATATTGTCTTCCAAAGTTATTGAAAGCAATACTATGTCTGGTTTGTTATATTCAATAAAACTAAGTATTGATTCTGTAGGTATTGCTGTTCCTATGTTGTATACTTTAAATCCTTTTATTGAAAGATATGTCTCTAACACATCACATCCTAAATGATGCTCTTCTCCAAGTGGAACACATACTAGGATTTTCTTTTTGTTTGCACTACCTGACACTTTATCCATTATGATTTTAACTAGTGTTTGGGCAACATTACTTGCAACATGTTCTGTTGCTATGCTGATTGTATTGTCTGCCCAGTCTTCTCCTATTTTATACATCACTGGCCTTAAAATCTTATCAAAAAAATCAACTGGTTCGAAAATTTTTATATATTCTTCATAAATTTTTACAGATGATTGGATATCACCATCAGTTAATTTTTTGTAAAGTGATTGCTTTAATTTTTTTGTTGATTCCTCTCTTTTTGTTATGTCTTTTGGATTATGTGATGCCAAAATTGCTAATATTTTTGGATCATTTCTATAGTCTAGTGGTATGTCATCTTTAACCACTTCAGATGCTTTTCCTAAATATTTTACAATTTCTTGTTTTGATGTATTTTTTTTAGAATTCCAGACACTTTTTACTAAGTATAGATAATTATCTGATTTTACTTTTTTAGCTCTAATGTATACCATGTTGAAATTTGATGCTACAAACTATTTAATTAATGCTAACCTTGATATCTAGTGCTAAATTTTTTATACTTCTGATCAATTTAGCCTTGTTTTGAAACATATTTTCAATTTTTCTTAGTATTTGGCACTAGTACTATACTGTAGCACTAGTTTAAATAATTAACTTGATTAAGCGTTTGTATGTATGTTTTCTATGGTTTGCAGTTTTCTTGTTTGAAAATGGATGCATCACGTAAAACCAAATTAAATAAATTATGACTCAAAAAATAGATAATCATACATCTCCTGAACTTCGTCCTTATTCCATATTGGTTACGGGGGCTGCAGGATTTATTGGTTCTAGGTTAATTTCAACATTATCTTATTCTGGTTTTACTGTTAAGGGGATGAGTAGAAGAAAGCTTTCTAATACACATAATGTAAAATATGTTCAAGCTGATGTTTTTGATGTTGAACAATTAGAAAAAGCAATGACTGGAATTGACATTGTGTATTATCTTCTCCATTCAATGGAAGGAGATAAGGATCACTGGAGAGAATTTGCAGCTAGAGAAAGAATTCAAGCTCAAAATTTTCTCAAAACAGCTACCAAAGCTAATGTAAAAAGAATAATCTATCTTGGTGGGTTAGTAAATGATAGCTTGGAATTATCTCCTCACATGCAGAGCAGAAAAGAAGTTGGTGAAATCCTCGCCTCTGGTGTTATTCCTGTTACTCAATTAAGAGCATCTCTGATTATTGGTGCTCAAGGAGGTTCATATGCAATGCTCAGATATCTTGTAGAAAGACTACGAATAATGGTTACCCCATCATGGGTGAAATCACTTGCACAACCAATTGCAGTTGATGATGTTATAAAATATCTTATAGGCTGCATGAATCATCCTGAAACAAGTGGTAAAATCTATGAAATTGGGGGTCCAGATAAAATGACCTATGAAGAATTGATGCGTGTATACTCTGCTTATCTAAATAAAAATCTCTTTGTAATCCAAATTCCATTTTTAACAACTAGGCTTTCATCTTATTGGGTGGATCTAATTACCCCTGTGAAGGCTTCACTAGCACGACCTTTAATTGATAGTTTAGTTCATGATACTGTCGTAAATGATGATTCTATTACTAAAATTATTCCAATTCGATTAAAATCAGTTAGAGAATCAATTGATATTGCAACAAAAGAGATGAGAGAAAATCCTCCCAAAATAAATTCAAGAGAAGAAAAAACTGGTTTTCAAATAAATCAAAAACTCTTACTTGGCTCTTTAATTGCGATGGCAATAATTGGAACTACATATTATTGGCTTGATGATAGGCCTGAAGTTTATGCGCCTATTTGGTTTTTAGCTGGAATTATTTGGTATGTCGGAATTGCATCTGCCATTATTTTTGTTAATAGTAAAACCAGATTGGGATTTATGATTAGTGGTATTTTGTCTTGGATGACTCTGATTTTTTGGTCACTTGATAACTTCAATCTTATTTTTAATACTTCCATATTGGTCGCATCTCCAAATGAAATGTTTACTTTAAGGAATTTTATAGGAATTCCTGTTGTATCGATTGCCATAATTGCATCCCATAACACTTTTCACAAGGTAATTGATTATCAAAATAAAGGAAAACCAGTTTAGATTTTAATTATTCATGCTCTTTGATATTTACTGGTTGAAATATTGTTTTATGTTCAATATCTGAATATAGCAAAAAATACGTTTGAC includes:
- a CDS encoding HD domain-containing protein translates to MNVVTLLKKKVRGLMDNDSAHDFAHIMRVYKNAQMICKKERVNKKLVLCAVLLHDIVSYPKSDKRSKLSSIQSAEKSKKILKKFNFTNEEIQIISDAIRDHSFSQNKVPSTMVGKILQDADRLDAIGAIGIARVFAVGGFEKRPFYNVKDPFCKNRLPDDKIWTLDHFYQKLLKLESLMNTKSGKIEAKKRTKILTNFLNQLKNEIQ
- a CDS encoding cobalamin-dependent protein (Presence of a B(12) (cobalamin)-binding domain implies dependence on cobalamin itself, in one of its several forms, or in some unusual lineages, dependence on a cobalamin-like analog.) yields the protein MVYIRAKKVKSDNYLYLVKSVWNSKKNTSKQEIVKYLGKASEVVKDDIPLDYRNDPKILAILASHNPKDITKREESTKKLKQSLYKKLTDGDIQSSVKIYEEYIKIFEPVDFFDKILRPVMYKIGEDWADNTISIATEHVASNVAQTLVKIIMDKVSGSANKKKILVCVPLGEEHHLGCDVLETYLSIKGFKVYNIGTAIPTESILSFIEYNKPDIVLLSITLEDNIPAGQRLVKKIKDQYNIPILVGGFAFQSEKTHKFNAKVIQDVNLDEIPKIIRTT
- a CDS encoding NAD(P)H-binding protein → MTQKIDNHTSPELRPYSILVTGAAGFIGSRLISTLSYSGFTVKGMSRRKLSNTHNVKYVQADVFDVEQLEKAMTGIDIVYYLLHSMEGDKDHWREFAARERIQAQNFLKTATKANVKRIIYLGGLVNDSLELSPHMQSRKEVGEILASGVIPVTQLRASLIIGAQGGSYAMLRYLVERLRIMVTPSWVKSLAQPIAVDDVIKYLIGCMNHPETSGKIYEIGGPDKMTYEELMRVYSAYLNKNLFVIQIPFLTTRLSSYWVDLITPVKASLARPLIDSLVHDTVVNDDSITKIIPIRLKSVRESIDIATKEMRENPPKINSREEKTGFQINQKLLLGSLIAMAIIGTTYYWLDDRPEVYAPIWFLAGIIWYVGIASAIIFVNSKTRLGFMISGILSWMTLIFWSLDNFNLIFNTSILVASPNEMFTLRNFIGIPVVSIAIIASHNTFHKVIDYQNKGKPV
- a CDS encoding DNA-binding protein; protein product: MAEFQSVAEVKKMRSGINLKAEVKSKGESRTVNLKTGGTVDVCDAIISDGADDMKLTLWGDDIKAVNVGDTVVITNGYTNEFKGEVSLTKGKFGKMEINPQ